The DNA segment GAGTGCAAGCAAAAATCAACACCCGTACAAGCAGGGAACCGAGGGGGGGCAGCTCGCGTGCGTTATACGCACAGCCCCGAGTTCCCCCGGGGGAAAAGTATCTGTCCCCGAAGAAATAAGGTGACTCAACTTCATCCTTCGCTCCCACAGGTTTACGGGGTGGTGCGGGAAGCGTAGGTCCCTACCGATCTACCGCCTCCCCCCTTTGTGTAAGAGGTTGCGTGTATGCTAAACTGGACCCACCcaaggggggggagggttgggGTGGAGAGGGAAACCGTTAGCTCATTTCTTCATCGATTTCGGTTCGATTAGGAACGAACGTCGCCCCGCGTGCCCGTCGCAGGGTTCACGCAAAAGGGAGCAGTTATCTTTCAAACCCCCTTCCCGCTTATGCTGGTGCCTGGATCAGGCCGGTACTTCCCAAACGGTGGTCAGTTCTTTTTAGCATTGCGATGACGACGcgagttggttggttgggaaATTGCACAATCTACTGagggcaaaaacacacaaacagagcGAACGGATatacaccaaacaaaaatccaaaatCCATTTCACCCGGCACTCGCATCACGCACGCATTCACAttttccaacaaacaaacaaaaaaaagcaattaataGCAAACAccagaaataaaaaaacaataatcttAAACACACGCAATGTTCTGTCGAATTACACACAGGTGCACGTACAGTCACAGTCACAGGAGAGTTTGATAAGAACGCGGCGGGACACGTGTGCAACTGTTCAGCACGGACGGCGAGCTGTAACTGAAGCCTGCCCGGGTCGCTTGGACAACGGTGGCTGGCGTGCAGTGTGTAGTGTCTCCCACCAGCTCGCGGCGAACCACGAACCAGCAacgcagcaggcaggcaggtcGGTCGGGTCCGCTCGTCGGTTGCTGTTGGTTACCTCATCGCGCGGTTTCTTCGGGCGCGCCTGTTGCGGGAAGAGCAAGACCGCCCGAAAAGTGATCCGATATGCCGGGACGGGGCCTGGaggaattgtgtgtgtgtgtgagtttatgtgtgtgcctgtgcgtATGTTGGACACAACTGGCAGCATCCAGCATAACACAGAACAGTGGGGGGGCGTATAGACGGGATGCCAAAACCGATTATTGCTCACATTCTCTTGcttacacacactctctctctctctatctctcccttGGGCAGCTTATGCTGTGTATGTGGTTGTACTGAtcgagcgtgtttttttttcttctattttaccgtcatttttcttctctcccgtGCTGATGCTGATTGGTACCTTTTTCGGGCTTCTCattgtgtttaatgttttgggGAGGTTTCTTGCCCCGTTCCCTAAGCACAGGATgctgaggggggggggggggggggtaatgTGGCATCGATCGATTGGTAAACACGTCTTCTTCAATGAGTCGCATGTGCGGCTCACAGTTAGTGCTGATGAATTACCCCCTCCCACCCcgagctgttgttgttgttgttgtccaaCTGTTGCCTTCTCGGCTTGGACTAGCACTCTCTGCCAAGGCTGTGCCGAACGATGGTTTGGGGGGTATTGGGGGCAGCAGTAAGTGTTAAATTACATTGAAGCACAATAATTATTTCATCAACATCCTTCTCCTAATCCATCATTTCAAATGGCAGGGTGGGTGATGACGATGCCGACTCGATGCCGATCGACGATCAGCGGTCTGCAAGGGGAGGGAGAGAAGGGGGGGGGTCAACAAACGGCAAACGAGATGACCGCTGCACGCTGGTGGACGCCGGGAGTAGAATTCTGCGACCGTCCTCTAACGTGTCCAAAAATTGCACGACTCCAATGACACACAGGCGACGAACGGTGTTcgaagtgctgctgctgatcatcATTAGTTGCCGTTTTGCTTTCGCTTCGTCCTTCAAACGCTGTCCGGGTGTTGTGCGGTACCCGCGGTTCGCGTTCGGAATGCTTTGTCCTTCCATGGACCCATaacgtccccccccccccccccctcaccccCTTGCACCAAAGATGGTAAGGCaagtattatttttcaaaaggATGTTCtcgaaacaagaagaaaaaggaaagcttCCAGCACGCTCACGCGTATGCAGATGCGAAACCATACTCCAGTGTGTGACGTAGACGTTTGCGATCGTTTGCGTGTGTGAAATGATTTGCATGCCAATATTGCCAATCGCAGATCGCGCAGTTAAGATACTAATGGTGGGTATTTCTCATTCTACCTGTCACGTCAATACGAATGCgtttaaaaaataagtatAAATTTATTGGGTGGATTAAGGTGGATCTGCGTTTCCGGGGCTGTGTGACGTCAGTTGCGGGTTTGGCGTTGGTCTACTATTCAAGGAttttatgatctttttttGCGAAGGAAATACTCATTTAATAGGATTGTTGAAATTTCATATAAAAAGCTATTATTGTTTTACAAGATAGGATATTAGGTAGTGCGATGGGATCAGCTTGCATCAGCAGCGGAGTTTTGGTGTCGAGGGAGCCCTACCAGCTACAATCATGTAAGTGCCCTGTCTCTAACCTATATGCTGTACACATAATCCTTGGGACCTTTAGACCGCTTAGTCTGGTAAACGTTAAAACCACTACTGGCGGGCATCTATTAAAATCAACTCTAGAAAGAATCATTCATGACATAGAACAATGGAGGATCCGCTGTAAGAAATGTGTGGGGAGCTATACAGAATAGTGTTAGGCACTTTCACCGAAAAAAAGTAATATGTCCTAACAGAAGTGAGTAGTTGCCACATTCAACGTTTAAGCCTggcaaaaaattaaaagacaAAGGAGCAAGACCGTGATTTCTAAGATTCGTGACTAAGCGtaacatacagggtttcccacgatttattggtcagttcccatgattttttggtgcgttcccacgattttttggttgtatcccatagatttttggttcgatcctataatttattggtattttccgattggatatcaatacaattagaccaaaaaattctgggaaacgaccaaaaaatcgtgggaacgcaccaaaaaaatatgggaatccaccaaaaattgatgggaaccaaccaatatatcgtgggaaaccctgtaatgtaacgaaattgtacatttttttttaaatattactGAATATTATAAAACACCCCAAAACGTTTTATTGAAACCATAAACAACAAACTAATTGTAATGACACAGAAAATGGCTTAATCGATGAAAATCACTGAAAACCATTTGTaacgtatttttcaaaccatcATCGTATGTCGATTTGCTCGGCACACGCTCTACCAACCTTGGTCGAATGCGAGCAAACGTCGAACATTCCTTTTGAataaattgattaaattataGTGATACAATTATcacaaaaattaacatttaTTAAGAAAACCCAGATTTTAGCttataaaaaacaataatttaaattaatagaTAACTAGAAGTTAAAACCACCTTCATCTTGTCACGATTCAAAACAAATCCAACATGGCGTCCCGGATTGCTCAAATGACAGTAGCCCTGCCCGTTTCGTTGTTCAACGCTCGCCTGTCAAACCTCATTCGGGCCATCACTAGTTTGATGAGTCTCAAAAATTGAGATCGAACGTCGCCCgtgtgtttattgttttcgcAAATTCATTTAATTCTCTCTCCGTAAAAGAAATGTAAGTATACTTACGCCACCTTCGTGCAGGCTTCGCAGCGGTTTAACGCACTAACCCATTTCCGCAGCACTCCGTAAAATCATGCCGGTCGAAAATCTGGAAGAGCAGGGCTTGGAGAAAAACCCCAACCTGGAGCTGTCGCACTGTAAGTTCCTGCTCAGCCTGCCGGAGTTTGCCAGCGACAAGAAGCTGTCGGAGAAGCTGCTGGCCGCGATCAAGGCGGAAAATATGGCCCCCTGGTACGAGCAGGTGTGCACCGATCTGGGCTGGACCGTCGACCAGAAGCAGCTGGCCGAGATGCGGGAAACGAACCGCAAGAAGCTGGAGCAGCTCGATGCCGCCATCGAGGACGCGGAGAAGAATCTGGGCGAAATGGAGGTGCGGGAGGCGAACCTGCGCAAATCGGAGTACCTGTGCCGGATCGGCGACAAGGAGGGCGCGATAACGGCGTTCCGCAAGACGTACGAGAAGACGGTTTCGCTCGGCCACCGGCTCGACATCGTGTTTCACCAGATCCGCATCGGGCTGTTCTATCTCGATCACGATCTGATCACGCGCAACATCGACAAGGCCAAGTATCTGATCGAGGAGGGCGGCGACTGGGACCGCCGGAACCGGCTGAAGGTGTACCAGGGTGCGTACTGCATTGCGATACGCGACTTTAAGGCGGCGGCCCACTTTTTCCTCGACACGGTCAGCACCTTCACCAGCTACGAGCTGATGGAGTACGCGACGTTCGTGCGCTACACCGTGTACGTGGCGATGATCAGCCTGCCGCGCAACGAGCTGCGCGACAAGGTCATCAAGGGGGCGGAAATACAGGAGGTGCTGCACCAAACGCCCGACGTGAAGGAGTACCTGTTCTCGCTCTACAACTGCCAGTACGCCGATTTCTTCAAGCATCTGGCGTCGGTCGAAGCGGTGCTGCGCAACGACATTCTGTTCCATCCGCACTACCGCTACTACGTGCGCGAGATGCGCATTCTGGCGTACACGCAGCTGCTGGAATCGTACCGCTCGCTGACGCTGCAGTACATGGCGGACGCGTTCGGCGTGAGCGTGGACTACGTCGATGCCGAGCTGTCGCGCTTCATTTCCGCCGGCCGACTGCACTGCAAGGTGGACCGAGTCGGCGGCATCGTCGAGACGAACCGGCCGGACAGTAAAAACTGGCAGTATCAGGCCACGATCAAGCAGGGTGATATTCTACTGAACCGCGTGCAGAAGCTCAGTCGCGTCATCAACATCTAAGCCTTTGGAGGGCCGGGGTTGCGAGTTGAGGTTGGTCGcttaattttgtattttcgGAACGTGCGTAAAATAAAGCTAATGAATTTTGTCCCCAAAACGTACATTTTCGCCACTTCGGAGATAGTTTTCATTAAAACCTTTCTGCTAATAATGGTATAAATCTCTTAAATTACTTCTTACTTTTGTCCTTAATCGTGTACTTGTCGTAAACCTTCGTCGGATCGTACGGTTCCCAGCGGGAAGCGGGAAAGATGTGCTTGTTACGTTCGTACCACGACCGGAGCAGCACCTTGCCCGCATGGGAGTCTTCCTTCTCGACCGAAGCGTCGCTTATCATGCGGATATCGTCGTACACGTCGAAGTTGAACAGCGGTCCACTCTTTCCGCGAGCCTTCGTCACGATAAAGTCGTAGAACGTGTAGTGgtgcggcaaaatcaaatcCTCCTTCACGTACATCAGCTGGTCCGCCATCACCGTTTTCAGCTCGCTAAAGTCCTTCCGCAGCATTTCGAGACATTTTTGCAGGAACTGGTAAATGGAATTGCCTGCAAATAAGGATACAGAAGCCTGTTAGTATTTGATTCGATTTCGTAAGTCTCTTGGTAAGTCCCTACCTTTCTTCATTGCCACCGATTTACGATGCCCGGAACCGTCCCAGTAACTGAACGTGATCGTGATTTCCTGGTCCTTCAGTGTCGCCTGCTTCATCGCCCATTCCTGGCGCAGTTCCTCGCGCAAACGATTGTCCCGCTCTTCACGCTCCCGGTCCGGCAGAAACGACGTATCGACGTCCGGGTTTTTACGAATCTTCTTCACCCCGCTCGGTACCTGCTCCTTCCAGGACCGCTTAACAACGGTCAGCTCCTCCTTGACATCCTCCTTTTCCGATTCCTTCCCCGACCCCTCATCCCCATCATTAGCATCATCCCCATCGGGTTCATCGTCCGGATCAAAGGACAGTGCCTGTATCTGTCGCTTCTGGCGATCCTTTTCCGCCAGCTTCGCTTCCAGTGCCTTCAGCTTTTCCTtgtccttttcctccttctttTGGGCCAGCTTTTTCTCCCGCTCCCGCACAATGTCCTCCTGCTTGGCCTTCATCTCGTCCAGGGTGACCAACCCGATGGTGGAGCTTTTGAGCTGCTGCTCCACCGCATCGTAATGGGCGGCGAATTTGTTCTCGATGTTGCTCACTTTCAGGTCCTCCTCGATTTTCTTCTTGCGAAACTCCACCTCCTGCTGGGCTAGCTCGCGCCGCTTCATGAGCTGGGCCGCGCGGCCCCCTTCCGAGGCGGCACCCTTGTAGTACGCCATCGCTTATTTGGTGAACAGTTTGAGTTTAGTTGAAATGCACGAAATGctttacaaaattttccaCACAGCAGAGAGAAGGAATTGGTTTTGCAGCTTTGTTTTTTCTAGAAATTTTCGTAAACAATCAAGTGACGTTTTGCTAAGGGTGCTTTCTACTCATGCTGCTGTTATGGTACGTGAGAAGCGGATGTGAGAATTCGAACATGAGAAACAGTGGATGAGAAACATTTCGGATCAGGTGGATTTCTCATgaatttccctttttgtgattttgctttaaattgaacattttcCGAGCTATGATTTCTATTATTGACAAATAAACTAGGAGAATAACTAAAAGACAAAATAGATGAATTTTATCAACTCATtcagaataataaaaattgaaaagtttTCACAGAGGATCAAAAACGACCtggtccatttttttttaaatatgattcACCAGAGTTCAGTGAAACGTGGAAAGGCTTCATAGATctttcgtcgtcgtcgtctttttcttcttctttggcacaacaatcgttgtcggtcaaggcctgcctgtacccactagtgaagtgaacTTGGCTTTCAGTTACTTAGGCAGCGGTAATTGCTGATGCGGACGTACGTGCgttttttgaaaatgtatggaattcGACACCAACAGCGAGTGACAGTTTGCAACCGCATTTTTCAgaatcaaaaaattttgatttttccgCATGCACACCGGTACGCCTACAGTCAGTCCTAGATATGTATtacattttcaaatttatcCCATATAATCCTATTTGCAATACATACCATTCATCAGTATATACATCCTTCGATCGAACAAAacattcctttttatttttcgacCTTAATTATGATCACTCCAAACCGCGTGTGACAACGgtcaatttaaacaatttaccaGAAGTGCCCTCAAACCCTGCACCCGTCTCTTCGAAAAGCTGTCAGCCGCACGAACAGCGCCATAGTTAAACTTCCGGTTGCTGTCAAACAGTGAACCCCgcatgttgttttcttttttgaccACCCCGCTTGGCGCAGGTGGAATGGATTCTGTATCTTTGGACGattaaacaagaaaataattgttgtttttgttcataCTGGTTGTAGAAAGGTGAAAGGATGGTAAGTAACTGTAGTTGCATCGTTTGTGCGCGTTACACTAATGTTTGGCTCCACCGCTGCTTCACCATCCCCGTACGATAGGCGCTGTATGTGTTGTACGAGCACGCGGCTGGCTATGGGCTGTTCAGCGTGAAGGAATTCGAGGAGATCGGCATGCTGTTGCCGCAGGTGGAGGCATCGATCCTCGACCTGTCCCGGTTCAACGCGATCGTCAAGCTGGTGGGCTTCCATCCGTTCAAGACGGCCGTCGCTGCGCTGAACAACGTGAACGCCATCTCCGAAGGTCTCGTGCCGGACGATCTGTCAGGCTTCCTCGACACCACGCTGCCGAAGtcgagcaagaagaagcaggtGACGCTTGGCGTCAGCGATGCGAAGCTCGGTGCCGCGATTGCCGAAGCGCTCGAGGTGCAGTGCTCGCACATTGGTGCCGTGCCGGAGATACTGCGCGGCATCCGGTTCCACTTTGCCGGCATGGTGAAGGGCTTCACCGACCAGTCGGCTGCGGTGGCCCAGCTGGGCTTGGGCCACAGCTACTCGCGCTGCAAGGTGAAGTTCAACGTGCACCGGTCGGACAACATGATCATCCAGTCGATCGCGCTGCTCGACCAGCTCGACAAGGACGTGAATACGTTCTCGATGCGTATCCGCGAGTGGTACTCGTACCACTTCCCGGAGCTGGTCAAGATCGTGCCGGACAACTACATGTTCGCTAAGGTGGCGCACTTTATCAAGGATCGCAAGTCGCTCACGGACGACCGGCTCGAGGAGCTGGAGGAGCTGATGATGGACTCGGAAAAGGCTAAGGCCGTGCTGGACGCCGGCAAGATGTCGATGGGCATGGACATTTCCGTGGTCGACCTGATCAACATCGAGATGTTCGCCAAGCGGGTGATCAAGCTGTCCGACTACCGCCAGCAGCTGGCCAACTATCTCCACTCGAAGATGAACAGCGTGGCGCCGAACCTGCAGGCCCTGATCGGCGACCAGGTCGGCGCTCGGCTCATCTCCAAGGCCGGCAGCCTGACCAATCTGGCCAAGTTCCCCGCCTCGACCGTACAGATTCTCGGCGCCGAGAAGGCCCTGTTCCGCGCGCTCAAGACCAAATCCAACACACCGAAGTACGGCTTGCTGTTCAACTCGTCCTTCATCGGCCGAGCGAACGCAAAGAACAAGGGGCGCATTTCCCGCTTCCTGGCGAACAAGTGTACGATCGCGTCGCGTATCGATTGCTTCGCCGAAACGCCATCGACCGTGTTCGGCGAGGCGCTGAAGGGCCAGGTCGAGGAGCGGCTCAAGTTCTACGAGCAGGGCGAAACGCCCCGCAAGAACCTGGACGTGATGAAGGAAGCGATCCAGCTGGCCAGCAAGCAGGCGGAAACGGgaggcaagaagaaaaaacggaaGGCAGAGGAAACGAACGGCAATGGGGAAGCCACGCTGAACGGAtcggccaagaagaagaagaagaaggcggCGGTGCTGGACGATACCAACGGGGCTGACGCCGAAGAGTCGATGATGCAGGTTGATACCTCCGCCGTCCTTGACGATTCGGTGAACGTTACGAACggtgagaagaagaaaaaaaagaaaaacaaaaaccggcaATCGGCCGTTGAAGCATGAGCAGGGGAAGGGAGCGGACATAAGTAATCGACATTAAGGTAAAAtaagtttgtttgtgtatgtagTGTGTGAGGCATTTGTAGGGCACTCGCAGGATAAGTAATAGGGAAGCGTTGAGTTTAACGCCATAGCTTAGGGAGGCGCCCTCTCTCAGGGAAGAGTACGGAGCTTCAGTCCTCGTACACTCTTTCTTCTTTAAACGTATTTCAGTTATTTTTCCACAAAAAGCAtacttttttctattttttcgtaaCATGTAACAAGAGTCTTCGTACAATAATGTATCGGAATAAACTTACCCGTAGAAGACCCATTCAGCCTGCTGTCGTTTGGTTCTGCAAATTCGTACAAAAACGTGTTAAACACGTGTTGGTCCTTTTCCGCCCTTGAACGGTACCGTCGGATGGTCCTGCGGATCTTCGTCGTAGTGGAACTCTTTGTAGCACGCCCTGCAGTACAGATCGTTATCACATCCTCGACACCGTAGAACAGCATCCTCGTTGCAGATCGTACACCAAGGCAGCTCTTCCTCAACGTTCGAAGACGGCGTTGGTGTAATCTCCTCCAGCTCACTTTCCAGGTTCAGTTTCGCCTCCAGCTTACCCTCCTCGGCATACCGTTGGGCTAACTTTCGTGCCAACTCCTCATCCGTCAGGCCTTCGTCCGAGTCACTGTCCGGGAGTATCGTTCCTTTAGAACTGCCACTCGCAGTCGCTGGTGTTCCATCACCTGCTGTTGGAAATTGCTTCAATGCTTGCAATCGCTTCGCTATCTCCTCATCCTGCTCGGTACGCTTGTCG comes from the Anopheles coluzzii chromosome 2, AcolN3, whole genome shotgun sequence genome and includes:
- the LOC120953689 gene encoding nucleolar protein 56; this encodes MALYVLYEHAAGYGLFSVKEFEEIGMLLPQVEASILDLSRFNAIVKLVGFHPFKTAVAALNNVNAISEGLVPDDLSGFLDTTLPKSSKKKQVTLGVSDAKLGAAIAEALEVQCSHIGAVPEILRGIRFHFAGMVKGFTDQSAAVAQLGLGHSYSRCKVKFNVHRSDNMIIQSIALLDQLDKDVNTFSMRIREWYSYHFPELVKIVPDNYMFAKVAHFIKDRKSLTDDRLEELEELMMDSEKAKAVLDAGKMSMGMDISVVDLINIEMFAKRVIKLSDYRQQLANYLHSKMNSVAPNLQALIGDQVGARLISKAGSLTNLAKFPASTVQILGAEKALFRALKTKSNTPKYGLLFNSSFIGRANAKNKGRISRFLANKCTIASRIDCFAETPSTVFGEALKGQVEERLKFYEQGETPRKNLDVMKEAIQLASKQAETGGKKKKRKAEETNGNGEATLNGSAKKKKKKAAVLDDTNGADAEESMMQVDTSAVLDDSVNVTNGEKKKKKKNKNRQSAVEA
- the LOC120950038 gene encoding protein FAM50 homolog; the protein is MAYYKGAASEGGRAAQLMKRRELAQQEVEFRKKKIEEDLKVSNIENKFAAHYDAVEQQLKSSTIGLVTLDEMKAKQEDIVREREKKLAQKKEEKDKEKLKALEAKLAEKDRQKRQIQALSFDPDDEPDGDDANDGDEGSGKESEKEDVKEELTVVKRSWKEQVPSGVKKIRKNPDVDTSFLPDREREERDNRLREELRQEWAMKQATLKDQEITITFSYWDGSGHRKSVAMKKGNSIYQFLQKCLEMLRKDFSELKTVMADQLMYVKEDLILPHHYTFYDFIVTKARGKSGPLFNFDVYDDIRMISDASVEKEDSHAGKVLLRSWYERNKHIFPASRWEPYDPTKVYDKYTIKDKSKK
- the LOC120950037 gene encoding 26S proteasome non-ATPase regulatory subunit 6, with amino-acid sequence MPVENLEEQGLEKNPNLELSHCKFLLSLPEFASDKKLSEKLLAAIKAENMAPWYEQVCTDLGWTVDQKQLAEMRETNRKKLEQLDAAIEDAEKNLGEMEVREANLRKSEYLCRIGDKEGAITAFRKTYEKTVSLGHRLDIVFHQIRIGLFYLDHDLITRNIDKAKYLIEEGGDWDRRNRLKVYQGAYCIAIRDFKAAAHFFLDTVSTFTSYELMEYATFVRYTVYVAMISLPRNELRDKVIKGAEIQEVLHQTPDVKEYLFSLYNCQYADFFKHLASVEAVLRNDILFHPHYRYYVREMRILAYTQLLESYRSLTLQYMADAFGVSVDYVDAELSRFISAGRLHCKVDRVGGIVETNRPDSKNWQYQATIKQGDILLNRVQKLSRVINI